From a region of the Pongo abelii isolate AG06213 chromosome 9, NHGRI_mPonAbe1-v2.0_pri, whole genome shotgun sequence genome:
- the LOC129048978 gene encoding tripartite motif-containing protein 64C-like: protein MVLTNIFFSLSVDNALSTEMTPCYISLSEDVRHVIFGDDHLSAPMDLQGVESFAVWGAQAFTSGKHYWEVDVTHSSNWILGVCRDSRTADTSIVFDSDERFFSISSKRSNHYSLSTNSPPLIQYVQRPQGRVGVFLDYDNGSVSFFDVSKGSLIYDFPPSSFSSPLRPFFCFGCT from the coding sequence ATGGTACtcactaatatatttttttccttgtcagtGGATAATGCTCTGAGCACGGAAATGACTCCTTGCTATATAAGCCTTTCTGAGGATGTGAGACATGTGATATTTGGAGATGACCATCTCAGTGCACCCATGGATCTCCAGGGAGTGGAGAGCTTTGCTGTGTGGGGAGCGCAAGCATTCACCTCCGGCAAGCATTACTGGGAAGTGGATGTGACCCACTCCTCCAATTGGATTCTGGGAGTCTGTCGAGATTCCAGGACAGCAGATACCAGTATCGTTTTTGATTCTgatgaaagatttttttcaatttcctcaAAGAGGAGCAATCACTATAGTCTCTCCACCAACTCTCCACCTTTAATTCAGTATGTGCAAAGGCCTCAGGGTCGGGTTGGGGTGTTTCTGGATTATGATAATGGATCTGTGAGTTTTTTTGACGTTTCTAAAGGTTCTCTTATCTAtgattttcctccttcctccttctcttcccctctgaggcctttcttttgctttggttgtACATGA